From the genome of Brienomyrus brachyistius isolate T26 chromosome 8, BBRACH_0.4, whole genome shotgun sequence, one region includes:
- the LOC125747898 gene encoding caspase recruitment domain-containing protein 19-like isoform X1: MTGESFQKQLLRDSWFLRVDRRMDSRLLDRLILELNQSSPQILTYAEAHKLQNLDVPTCLRMAELQTNLLGKGEEACHQLYRLLHLHAEAVYFSLPTRTPHPGNTEQAHKSPPERFVLNNRGPWFFVSCFGLAVGGALLYYYSDGALWDGARAVLAYTALGFSKPATSLLLLYAENMGKNH; encoded by the exons ATGACAGGAG AAAGCTTCCAGAAGCAGCTGCTGAGGGACTCCTGGTTTCTCAGGGTAGACCGCAGAATGGACTCCAGGCTCTTGGATAGACTCATCCTGGAGCTCAACCAGAGCTCACCTCAGATACTCACATACGCAGAAGCGCATAAA TTACAGAACCTGGATGTGCCCACCTGTTTGCGAATGGCTGAGCTCCAGACCAACCTGctagggaagggggaggaggCATGTCACCAGCTGTACCGGCTGCTCCACCTGCACGCGGAGGCCGTGTACTTCAGCCTTCCCACACGGACCCCTCACCCTG GAAACACAGAGCAAGCTCATAAATCCCCCCCGGAACGATTTGTACTTAACAACAGGG GTCCTTGGTTTTTCGTCAGTTGCTTTGGACTTGCTGTAGGGGGCGCTCTACTGTATTACTACAGTG ATGGTGCCCTGTGGGATGGTGCCAGGGCGGTGTTGGCATATACAGCTCTGGGCTTCAGCAAACCAGCCACCTCGCTGTTGCTGTTATATGCAGAAAATATGGGCAAAAATCATTAG
- the LOC125747898 gene encoding caspase recruitment domain-containing protein 19-like isoform X2 encodes MDSRLLDRLILELNQSSPQILTYAEAHKLQNLDVPTCLRMAELQTNLLGKGEEACHQLYRLLHLHAEAVYFSLPTRTPHPGNTEQAHKSPPERFVLNNRGPWFFVSCFGLAVGGALLYYYSDGALWDGARAVLAYTALGFSKPATSLLLLYAENMGKNH; translated from the exons ATGGACTCCAGGCTCTTGGATAGACTCATCCTGGAGCTCAACCAGAGCTCACCTCAGATACTCACATACGCAGAAGCGCATAAA TTACAGAACCTGGATGTGCCCACCTGTTTGCGAATGGCTGAGCTCCAGACCAACCTGctagggaagggggaggaggCATGTCACCAGCTGTACCGGCTGCTCCACCTGCACGCGGAGGCCGTGTACTTCAGCCTTCCCACACGGACCCCTCACCCTG GAAACACAGAGCAAGCTCATAAATCCCCCCCGGAACGATTTGTACTTAACAACAGGG GTCCTTGGTTTTTCGTCAGTTGCTTTGGACTTGCTGTAGGGGGCGCTCTACTGTATTACTACAGTG ATGGTGCCCTGTGGGATGGTGCCAGGGCGGTGTTGGCATATACAGCTCTGGGCTTCAGCAAACCAGCCACCTCGCTGTTGCTGTTATATGCAGAAAATATGGGCAAAAATCATTAG
- the LOC125747900 gene encoding ninjurin-1-like: MEIMEMNGELETLRDEAHRRPHQQADPLNMNHYANKKSVAESMLDVALLMANASQLKAVMEEGSDFTFFYALIALISISLTLQILVGILLIFIVKWDLNDESKHHKLNVLENLTTALVFLIVVVNIFITAFGVQKPTGRSDVGRAV, encoded by the exons ACTCTTCGTGACGAGGCTCACAGACGTCCACACCAGCAGGCCGACCCCCTGAACATGAACCACTACGCTAACAAGAAGAGCGTGGCAGAGAGCATGCTGGATGTAGCCTTGCTGATGGCCAATGCTTCACAGCTGAAGGCCGTCATGGAGGAGGGGTCCGATTTTACCTTTTTCTATGCGCTAATCGCGCTTATCAGCATCTCCCTCACCCTTCAGATCTTGGTGGGCATCCTCCTCATCTTCATTG TGAAGTGGGACCTTAATGACGAGAGTAAGCACCACAAACTGAATGTCCTGGAGAACCTCACCACAGCGCTGGTCTTCCTCATTGTGGTGGTGAACATCTTCATCACGGCATTCGGTGTCCAGAAACCCACAGGACGGTCAGACGTGGGGCGAGCTGTCTGA